A genomic region of uncultured Acidilobus sp. JCHS contains the following coding sequences:
- a CDS encoding putative permease, DMT superfamily, which produces MSGSYRGYAAVTATVLIWGSAYPLIYIAERFISPVALTALRAAIGGAFLAAVYRRFQVGWRELIGGVINIAGVVSLLNLAVIMVPNPSIAAVLIYTQPLFTALMTPFALGRRVTVLQYAGVAVGAAGVVVMALEGLKPSYLTGMAIGLAAGLVWAIGTVYYEKYLARGDVPGETAFMTLSATPFVLALWPLGMRFIVTPFSVAIGLYMAIVVQGLGWLLWFIAVTELGGVRAGALLMLTPVAAVAFTLLLLHRSLTASQSLGAALAILGSGLVQVGGVI; this is translated from the coding sequence ATGTCAGGCTCTTACAGGGGCTACGCCGCGGTAACGGCGACCGTGCTCATATGGGGCTCGGCCTACCCACTCATATACATAGCCGAGAGGTTCATATCACCAGTGGCCCTAACAGCGCTCAGGGCGGCCATCGGAGGGGCGTTCCTAGCAGCCGTCTATAGGCGCTTTCAGGTGGGCTGGAGGGAGCTCATAGGTGGCGTCATCAATATAGCTGGCGTGGTCTCGCTCCTGAACCTAGCGGTAATAATGGTCCCTAACCCGTCAATAGCGGCCGTGCTCATCTACACGCAGCCCCTCTTTACAGCCCTCATGACGCCCTTCGCGCTAGGCAGGAGGGTTACGGTGCTTCAGTACGCAGGCGTCGCGGTGGGGGCCGCGGGGGTAGTTGTCATGGCGCTCGAGGGCCTGAAACCCTCATATCTCACAGGGATGGCCATAGGGCTGGCCGCAGGACTTGTATGGGCCATTGGAACCGTTTACTATGAAAAGTACCTGGCCAGGGGAGACGTGCCAGGGGAGACGGCGTTCATGACGCTCTCAGCCACACCGTTTGTGTTAGCCCTGTGGCCCCTGGGGATGAGGTTCATAGTCACGCCTTTCTCTGTTGCCATAGGCCTCTACATGGCTATAGTTGTACAGGGCCTCGGCTGGCTCCTCTGGTTCATAGCTGTGACAGAGCTGGGAGGCGTTAGGGCCGGTGCCCTCTTAATGTTGACGCCCGTCGCCGCTGTAGCCTTCACGCTCCTCCTTCTCCACAGGTCGCTCACAGCGTCACAGTCTTTAGGGGCAGCGCTGGCCATCCTAGGATCAGGCCTGGTACAGGTTGGCGGCGTCATCTAA
- a CDS encoding PAP2 superfamily, which yields MAASSKQTRGLTLFIALTVLLALVITLEVLRYVDGLQGVNVYVLNALPYARTPAMEVLSGSASLEAFALLALIIYVMDASLDRGISEPVASFIVALILSMILTALIKAYVAAPRPHEPSAYFGLLGNLINSDYFAFPSGHTVRVTVLSYYVLSVFPQSRRKKVSYLVLIYAGAVMVSRLLLQVHWLSDIIGGIIVGLWSSYVTEGLGRPAWRFIYDETLGRVPFLRIKAH from the coding sequence TTGGCGGCGTCATCTAAGCAGACAAGAGGTCTCACGTTATTCATAGCCTTAACTGTGCTCTTGGCCCTGGTCATAACCCTTGAGGTCCTGAGGTATGTTGACGGCCTGCAGGGGGTGAACGTCTACGTGCTCAACGCGCTTCCATACGCAAGGACGCCAGCTATGGAGGTGTTGTCAGGGAGCGCGAGCCTTGAGGCCTTCGCGCTCCTGGCCTTGATCATCTATGTTATGGACGCCTCTTTAGACAGAGGCATCTCCGAACCCGTGGCCTCCTTCATAGTGGCGCTGATACTCTCAATGATATTGACGGCGCTGATCAAGGCCTACGTGGCGGCCCCAAGGCCTCACGAGCCTTCAGCCTACTTTGGGCTCCTCGGCAACCTCATCAACTCAGACTACTTCGCCTTCCCCTCAGGCCACACGGTCAGGGTAACCGTTTTGTCATACTACGTTCTGTCGGTCTTCCCCCAAAGCAGGCGAAAGAAGGTCTCATACTTGGTGTTGATATATGCAGGCGCAGTCATGGTGTCAAGGCTGCTCCTCCAGGTACACTGGCTCAGCGACATAATCGGAGGCATCATAGTGGGGCTGTGGTCAAGCTACGTGACGGAGGGCTTAGGCAGGCCGGCGTGGAGGTTCATATACGATGAAACCCTCGGGAGGGTTCCCTTCCTAAGGATTAAGGCACATTGA
- a CDS encoding Acyl-CoA dehydrogenase has product MVFPFKSVEDFKIEITPEHELFRKAVREFVEKNVMPRWREIEETNRIPPEIMKGLVEQGLTGVGIPEEYGGQGGGQLMTAMAMEEIARAVPSLAVTIGVNHLFAVPILLFGSEDLKKKYVTPIARGEKRGAHANTEPSGGSDVAGIQSRAEKVNDHYVINARKVFISGAGEADYFIVSARTSPPQPNKRWWGITAFVVERDWPGVKVGQQFRVIGMRGEQPYEVILDNVKVPAENVVGKENEGFKVVVTTYDYTRIGIAAQAVGIAQAAFEKALNYALQRELFGQRLIEFEMIIEKLADMYIRLEASRLLTYWAASLADARRPEFTTAASLAKTFATESAEWISRQAIQIHGGYGVDFETGLERYLRDAVITTIYEGTNEIQRLTIVRELVRQAFGIR; this is encoded by the coding sequence GTGGTCTTCCCCTTCAAGAGCGTAGAGGACTTCAAGATAGAGATCACGCCTGAGCACGAGCTCTTCAGGAAGGCAGTAAGGGAGTTCGTCGAGAAGAACGTCATGCCTCGCTGGAGGGAGATAGAGGAGACTAACAGGATCCCGCCTGAGATTATGAAGGGCCTCGTTGAGCAGGGCCTGACAGGCGTAGGCATACCTGAGGAATATGGAGGCCAGGGCGGAGGACAGCTGATGACAGCTATGGCAATGGAGGAGATAGCTAGGGCTGTCCCGTCCCTTGCGGTCACCATTGGCGTGAACCACCTCTTCGCTGTACCCATCCTGCTGTTCGGCAGTGAGGACCTGAAGAAGAAGTACGTGACCCCCATAGCCAGGGGCGAGAAGAGGGGCGCTCACGCTAACACGGAGCCGAGCGGCGGCAGCGACGTAGCTGGGATCCAGAGCCGCGCCGAGAAGGTGAACGACCACTACGTGATAAACGCCAGGAAGGTCTTTATAAGTGGGGCCGGCGAGGCCGACTACTTCATTGTGTCTGCAAGGACTAGCCCCCCGCAGCCCAACAAGAGGTGGTGGGGCATAACGGCCTTCGTCGTCGAGAGGGACTGGCCTGGCGTCAAGGTGGGGCAGCAGTTCAGGGTCATAGGCATGAGGGGCGAGCAGCCATACGAGGTGATCCTGGACAACGTTAAGGTGCCCGCTGAGAACGTCGTTGGGAAGGAGAACGAGGGGTTCAAGGTCGTAGTTACGACCTACGACTACACCAGGATAGGCATAGCCGCCCAGGCCGTCGGTATAGCCCAGGCAGCGTTCGAGAAGGCCCTGAACTACGCCCTGCAGCGCGAGCTCTTCGGCCAGAGGCTCATAGAGTTCGAGATGATAATAGAGAAGCTGGCTGACATGTACATAAGGCTCGAGGCCTCGAGGCTCCTGACGTACTGGGCCGCCTCGCTGGCTGACGCCCGCAGGCCTGAGTTCACGACTGCGGCCAGCCTCGCCAAGACTTTCGCCACGGAGAGCGCTGAGTGGATATCGAGGCAGGCGATCCAGATACATGGGGGCTACGGGGTAGACTTTGAGACGGGCCTCGAGAGGTACCTGAGGGACGCAGTGATAACGACCATATACGAGGGAACCAACGAGATCCAGAGGCTCACGATAGTCAGGGAGCTCGTGAGGCAGGCCTTCGGAATTAGGTAG
- a CDS encoding putative membrane protein, translating into MGLLDDAVLEIASNRSLRLTWYLLIVVFGVSAVLVAVFYNSLQSSVLGSYMANETQQIKEVAGYFSNSSSLYALLPVIIYANNSLKDVIMYALLIVLVFPPLALIINGGLVGYVSMLTLPIYGNSLVVFYYLVPHGVIEIPAFSLTAASIVLVRRGVGTMYYRAFQLLILSLALLIVAAIVESTVTPGAAYLVRLLTNQSAGAP; encoded by the coding sequence TTGGGACTGCTTGACGACGCGGTCCTAGAGATCGCCTCGAACAGGAGCTTAAGGCTCACGTGGTACCTGCTTATAGTGGTCTTCGGGGTGTCCGCTGTCCTGGTTGCGGTCTTCTATAATAGCTTACAGTCGTCAGTGCTGGGCAGCTACATGGCGAACGAGACCCAGCAGATAAAGGAAGTGGCAGGATACTTCAGCAACTCCAGCAGCCTCTACGCCCTGTTGCCGGTCATAATCTACGCCAACAATTCTCTGAAAGACGTCATCATGTACGCGCTGCTAATAGTTCTGGTGTTTCCTCCCCTCGCCCTCATCATTAATGGTGGTCTCGTGGGCTACGTGAGCATGCTGACTTTACCTATATACGGCAACTCGCTCGTGGTGTTTTACTACCTTGTCCCCCACGGCGTAATTGAGATACCGGCGTTCTCGCTGACGGCCGCCTCAATAGTACTGGTCAGGAGGGGCGTGGGCACCATGTATTACAGGGCTTTTCAACTCCTCATCCTCTCACTTGCGCTGCTAATAGTTGCTGCCATTGTTGAGAGCACCGTGACCCCTGGGGCTGCCTACCTAGTAAGGCTGCTCACGAACCAATCAGCAGGTGCCCCCTAG
- a CDS encoding 3,4-dihydroxy-2-butanone 4-phosphate synthase, whose translation MPIEEAIESLRNRRPVLIYDSGSRESEVDLIYHASSVTPDVIYTLRTRAGGLICFATRWSIASGLGLVWGDELIASVPELRPLAMRRLGYGDRPAFTIWVNHMSVRTGISDEDRAKTARELYNVVSIYLSGDREGARRKFREEFQAPGHVPILASRGLKARRGHTELSMALASLAGLEPAVVFAEMLDYGRSLSLEKARELSKGWGVPLVSGDEIIEACRGNEVCWSD comes from the coding sequence GTGCCAATAGAGGAGGCCATTGAGAGCCTGAGGAACCGGAGGCCTGTGCTCATATATGACTCGGGCTCGAGGGAGTCAGAGGTAGACCTAATCTACCACGCTTCCTCAGTGACCCCCGACGTCATATATACCCTGAGGACGAGGGCAGGCGGCCTCATATGCTTCGCGACCAGGTGGTCCATAGCCAGCGGCCTTGGCCTGGTCTGGGGTGACGAGCTGATAGCGAGCGTGCCCGAGCTCAGGCCCCTCGCCATGAGGAGGCTCGGCTATGGTGACAGGCCGGCCTTCACAATATGGGTTAATCACATGTCTGTGAGAACCGGGATAAGCGACGAGGACAGGGCCAAGACCGCGAGGGAGCTCTACAATGTGGTCTCCATTTACTTGAGCGGGGACAGGGAGGGAGCCAGGAGGAAGTTCAGGGAGGAGTTCCAGGCGCCTGGCCACGTGCCAATACTGGCCTCGAGGGGGCTCAAGGCCAGGAGGGGCCACACAGAGCTCAGCATGGCCCTGGCCTCGCTGGCGGGCCTTGAGCCTGCTGTCGTCTTTGCCGAGATGCTCGACTACGGGAGGTCCCTAAGCCTTGAAAAGGCCAGGGAGCTGTCGAAGGGCTGGGGGGTACCCCTCGTAAGCGGGGATGAGATAATTGAGGCCTGCAGGGGAAACGAAGTGTGTTGGAGTGATTGA
- a CDS encoding riboflavin synthase, producing MIDTTFSRVDMGSVAEGVLRDLLPEYRVLRYTVPGIKDIPGAARRLIDMGCEGLITLGWVGPAEVDKLSYLAMSVGLITLSVLTGKVIVDVTVHEDEASDPRELKEIAVNRARAHAENLAKLLKGGLDALRPLAGQGIRQGRPSVGPL from the coding sequence GTGATTGACACAACCTTCTCAAGGGTCGACATGGGCTCAGTGGCTGAGGGCGTCCTGAGGGACCTCTTGCCAGAGTACAGGGTCTTGAGGTACACGGTGCCTGGCATCAAGGACATCCCCGGGGCCGCCAGGAGGCTCATTGACATGGGCTGCGAGGGGCTGATAACGCTTGGCTGGGTGGGGCCCGCAGAGGTCGACAAGCTGAGCTACCTGGCCATGAGCGTCGGGCTCATAACGTTGTCCGTCCTGACGGGCAAGGTCATAGTTGACGTAACGGTGCACGAGGACGAGGCCTCGGACCCGAGGGAGCTCAAGGAGATAGCAGTCAACAGGGCCAGGGCGCACGCCGAGAACCTGGCCAAGCTCCTGAAGGGCGGCCTTGACGCCCTCAGACCCCTCGCCGGCCAAGGGATCAGGCAGGGGAGGCCTAGCGTGGGCCCCCTATGA
- a CDS encoding Asparagine synthase (glutamine-hydrolyzing) codes for MEPDACLSLALDLMRAVGDELRSRGCDTILFSGGIDTSFVALSAVKAGLRPRLITVLFPGSRDEAYVDLVASRLGLELVKVRPTIEEAMRCADEALTAIETIDPIEVISASAVCLGLAKARGLGSKCVATGDGGDELFIGYDFLLDADPGRLSEWLEKVIRGAFFNSVPMGSRLEVRVYLPLYSQRAKEIALRASPGCTVRPVRGRPFGKYLLRLALEAHGLVEVAWRPKDPITRGSGVELLLDSMRRLITTEEAVSLARATSIAVPSYPHAYLLKRRLTLGLSLPPRHKEGSSCPVCGRQLHEDHCPFCGAYVGKGAVSVYSDELYRVTGPLRAP; via the coding sequence ATGGAGCCCGACGCATGCCTTAGCCTAGCCCTTGACCTAATGAGAGCCGTTGGTGATGAGCTTAGGTCAAGGGGCTGCGATACAATACTCTTCAGCGGCGGCATAGACACCAGCTTCGTCGCGCTGTCCGCGGTCAAGGCAGGCCTCAGGCCCAGGCTGATAACTGTGCTCTTCCCTGGCTCAAGGGATGAAGCCTATGTAGACCTGGTTGCCAGCAGGCTGGGCCTGGAGCTAGTCAAGGTGAGGCCAACCATCGAGGAGGCGATGAGGTGCGCTGACGAGGCACTGACAGCCATAGAGACCATAGACCCCATAGAGGTTATCTCGGCCTCAGCCGTGTGTCTAGGCCTAGCCAAGGCGAGGGGGCTGGGCTCCAAGTGCGTGGCCACGGGCGACGGCGGTGACGAGCTCTTCATTGGCTATGACTTCCTCCTTGACGCTGACCCCGGGAGGCTGAGCGAGTGGCTCGAGAAAGTTATCAGGGGGGCTTTCTTCAACTCCGTCCCCATGGGATCGCGCCTTGAAGTCAGAGTGTATCTGCCCCTCTACTCACAGCGGGCCAAGGAGATAGCCCTCAGGGCAAGCCCAGGCTGCACGGTCAGGCCCGTAAGGGGAAGGCCCTTCGGCAAGTACCTCTTGAGGCTGGCCCTAGAGGCGCACGGCCTGGTCGAAGTGGCCTGGAGGCCCAAGGACCCGATAACCAGGGGCAGCGGCGTTGAGCTCCTCCTGGACTCCATGAGGAGGCTCATAACTACAGAGGAGGCGGTGTCGCTGGCCAGGGCCACATCAATAGCCGTCCCGTCCTACCCTCACGCATACCTGCTGAAGAGAAGGTTAACCCTTGGGCTTTCCCTGCCGCCCAGGCATAAGGAGGGCTCGTCGTGCCCTGTCTGCGGGAGGCAGCTTCATGAAGACCACTGCCCGTTCTGCGGGGCTTACGTAGGCAAAGGCGCTGTCTCGGTCTACAGCGACGAGCTGTACAGGGTCACTGGCCCCCTGCGAGCTCCCTGA